In Spea bombifrons isolate aSpeBom1 chromosome 12, aSpeBom1.2.pri, whole genome shotgun sequence, the following proteins share a genomic window:
- the RNF186 gene encoding E3 ubiquitin-protein ligase RNF186, whose product MRDHSASERQESSISEEDPMDPLRDSGGSAGCGCDSTEVDSEVPEQSEAKATTENHPKTTEAETDPALSPEPTLHSPHTAHADLPPCAAGQDLPSCGASPLTDIDCPVCFCKYDIHRIPKKLACGHNFCAVCLKLLVRHEHGSWVIICPICRASTAVFGGLVCTLENQESLLSRLEDPDAKGEAPEPRQRPNTADIKEESPGSLRGVARRVLSLCLILLILLIIILQFVYTGIMKWVLGFILGVVVIIAILLCFNPSCSSQADATQKDNSVISTV is encoded by the coding sequence ATGCGGGATCACTCGGCTTCGGAGCGGCAGGAGTCCAGTATCTCCGAGGAAGACCCGATGGATCCCCTTCGTGACAGCGGCGGGAGCGCGGGATGCGGCTGCGATTCCACGGAGGTTGATTCGGAGGTTCCTGAGCAATCGGAAGCAAAAGCAACCACGGAGAACCACCCAAAGACCACCGAGGCGGAGACCGACCCCGCACTTTCTCCGGAGCCAACACTGCACTCGCCCCACACAGCCCATGCCGATTTACCACCATGCGCAGCAGGGCAGGATCTGCCTAGTTGTGGCGCGTCGCCCCTCACCGACATAGACTGCCCCGTCTGTTTCTGCAAATACGACATCCACAGAATCCCCAAGAAGCTGGCGTGCGGCCACAACTTCTGCGCCGTGTGCTTGAAACTACTGGTCCGGCACGAACACGGCAGCTGGGTCATTATCTGCCCGATCTGCCGGGCGTCCACTGCCGTCTTCGGGGGTCTCGTATGCACCTTGGAAAACCAAGAATCTCTACTGAGCCGGCTGGAGGACCCAGACGCGAAAGGAGAAGCCCCCGAGCCTCGTCAAAGACCCAACACCGCGGACATTAAGGAAGAGAGTCCTGGGAGCTTGCGTGGCGTGGCGAGGAGAGTGCTGTCGCTTTGCCTAATCCTTCTCATCCTCCTCATCATCATCCTCCAGTTTGTGTACACGGGGATAATGAAGTGGGTGCTCGGCTTCATCCTTGGCGTGGTGGTCATTATCGCCATCTTACTCTGCTTTAACCCAAGCTGCAGCAGCCAAGCTGATGCCACCCAAAAGGACAACTCGGTCATTTCCACAGTGTAA